Proteins encoded within one genomic window of Hevea brasiliensis isolate MT/VB/25A 57/8 chromosome 8, ASM3005281v1, whole genome shotgun sequence:
- the LOC110639031 gene encoding polygalacturonase QRT2-like translates to MLPQNPPKHLLILFIVLTFFTSCFGTYQENPFANFLEHDRKMNSKPVYSSFSKLVRQTKTSTTTSSSKIVLINVDDYGAQANGKDDSEAFKKAWDRACSSKQSATIIVPKNKIYRLKPVTFSGPCQSDLRFKIYGTIKASAKMRDYEDDRNHWIVFDNVQNLRVKGGGIINGNGRTWWKNSCKINKNNPCKDAPTAVTFIECKNLIVSNLWFQNAQQMHLTFQKCTNVRALSLLVTAPGNSPNTDGIHVTGTQNIRIRNSVIRTGDDCISIVSGSKNVAATDIICGPGHGISIGSLGAGNSEAEVSNVLVNRATLSGTTNGVRIKTWQGGSGYAKNIAFQNIVMKNVSNPIIIDQNYCDQDDPCPEQKSAVQVSNVIYRNIQGTSASEMAMKFDCSKTFPCQGILLQDIILGSVEDEVAKASCVNVNLADRGKVSPQCS, encoded by the exons ATGCTCCCACAAAACCCACCAAAGCATTTGCTCATTCTTTTCATTGTGTTAACATTCTTTACTTCTTGTTTTGGCACTTACCAAGAAAACCCATTTGCCAATTTTCTTGAACATGACAGAAAAATGAACTCCAAGCCTGTTTATTCTAGCTTTTCCAAGCTTGTTAGGCAGACCAAAACTTCTACCACTACAAGTTCATCAAAGATTGTATTGATCAATGTGGATGATTATGGAGCTCAAGCTAATGGAAAAGATGATAGTGAG GCATTCAAGAAAGCATGGGACAGGGCTTGTTCTTCCAAACAAAGTGCTACTATTATTGTCCCTAAGAACAAGATTTATCGTCTTAAGCCTGTCACATTTTCAGGTCCTTGCCAATCTGATCTCAGATTCAAG ATTTATGGAACAATAAAAGCTTCTGCTAAAATGAGGGACTATGAAGATGATAGAAATCATTGGATTGTATTTGATAATGTACAAAATCTTAGAGTTAAAGGTGGCGGCATCATCAATGGCAATGGCAGAACGTGGTGGAAAAACTCCTGCAAAATCAACAAAAACAAT CCCTGTAAAGATGCACCAACT GCTGTCACCTTCATTGAGTGCAAGAATTTGATAGTATCAAACCTGTGGTTCCAAAATGCACAACAGATGCATCTCACATTTCAGAAATGCACGAATGTGAGAGCTTTGAGTCTCTTGGTGACTGCACCAGGGAATAGCCCTAACACTGACGGGATCCATGTCACTGGCACCCAAAACATTAGAATAAGAAACTCTGTCATAAGAACAG GTGATGATTGCATATCAATAGTAAGTGGGTCAAAAAATGTTGCAGCCACAGATATTATCTGTGGACCAGGACATGGAATAAG TATTGGTAGCTTGGGAGCTGGTAATTCAGAAGCTGAagtttcaaatgtgttagttaatagAGCAACACTTTCAGGAACCACTAATGGGGTCAGAATTAAGACTTGGCAG GGAGGGTCTGGATATGCCAAGAACATAGCATTCCAAAATATTGTAATGAAAAATGTTTCCAATCCTATAATTATAGATCAAAATTATTGTGATCAGGATGATCCATGCCctgaacag AAATCAGCAGTGCAAGTAAGCAATGTGATATACAGGAACATACAAGGAACAAGTGCTtcagaaatggctatgaaatttgaTTGCAGCAAGACCTTCCCTTGCCAAGGAATTTTGTTGCAGGATATTATTCTAGGAAgtgttgaagatgaagttgctaAAGCTTCTTGTGTTAATGTTAATTTGGCTGATAGAGGGAAGGTTTCTCCTCAGTGCTCTTGA